In Clostridium sp. DL-VIII, the following proteins share a genomic window:
- a CDS encoding GntR family transcriptional regulator produces the protein MKVVEKMKEAETKHEIIEKYYINLMEENKVSAGDQLPSENEIANKFNVSRHTVRQALNYLVQEGWIYKERGKGSFYSNKKANETKKNVAVLTTYISDYIFPKIISGIEEELRKKGYNLLLFNSNNDIQNERICFENIINQDIAGLIVEPAQSTINNLHHDSIKKLEKKNIKYIAINANCDEENSAYIVVDDEQGGYKLTNYLLELGHRNIAALFKADDLQGEKRRRGYIKALKEYNLNFDKNIVGEYITDNQEMYIDQFIKRILSLDNRPTAIFCYNDKVALRIIDNCRRENIKIPKDLSIVSFDDSSLAISSDVKLTTIKHPKEEMGVRAAKCIIDMIEGRIDKPQYTYSAELIVRDSCSRI, from the coding sequence ATGAAAGTAGTTGAAAAAATGAAAGAAGCTGAAACAAAGCACGAAATTATTGAGAAATATTACATTAACCTTATGGAAGAAAATAAGGTTTCAGCAGGAGACCAATTACCTTCTGAAAATGAAATAGCTAATAAATTCAATGTAAGCAGGCACACTGTAAGACAAGCGCTTAATTATTTGGTACAGGAAGGCTGGATATACAAAGAAAGAGGAAAAGGAAGTTTTTATTCTAATAAAAAGGCAAATGAAACTAAGAAAAATGTAGCTGTACTCACAACTTACATATCAGATTACATTTTTCCTAAAATTATATCCGGTATAGAAGAAGAACTAAGAAAAAAAGGATATAACCTGTTATTATTCAATAGTAATAATGACATTCAAAATGAGAGGATTTGTTTTGAAAACATTATAAATCAAGATATAGCAGGATTAATAGTAGAACCAGCACAAAGTACCATAAACAATTTACATCATGATAGCATAAAAAAATTAGAAAAAAAGAATATCAAATATATTGCAATAAATGCTAATTGTGATGAAGAAAACTCGGCTTATATTGTGGTAGATGATGAACAAGGTGGTTATAAACTAACAAATTATTTACTAGAGCTTGGCCATAGAAATATTGCAGCATTGTTTAAAGCTGATGACCTGCAAGGTGAAAAGAGAAGAAGAGGTTATATAAAAGCTCTTAAAGAATACAACTTGAATTTTGACAAAAATATAGTTGGAGAATATATAACTGATAATCAGGAAATGTATATAGATCAATTTATCAAGAGAATATTAAGCCTTGATAATAGACCAACTGCAATCTTTTGTTATAATGATAAAGTTGCTTTAAGAATAATAGATAACTGCAGAAGAGAAAATATAAAAATACCAAAAGATTTATCAATTGTAAGTTTTGATGATTCAAGTTTAGCTATTTCATCTGATGTTAAGCTTACAACAATTAAACATCCGAAAGAAGAAATGGGAGTAAGGGCAGCAAAATGTATCATAGATATGATTGAAGGTAGAATAGATAAGCCTCAATATACTTATAGTGCTGAACTTATTGTTAGGGATTCATGTTCAAGAATTTAA
- a CDS encoding L-ribulose-5-phosphate 4-epimerase, which yields MLEKLKEKVYEANMELQRKGLVIYTWGNVSEIDRETGLVVIKPSGVSYDAMKPEDMVVVDLEGNVVEGRYKPSTDTPTHLVLYRQYSNIGGVVHTHSEWATTFAQAGMCIPAFGTTHADYFYGDIPCTRDLTDEEISGEYEKETGNVIVETIGDKDPLEIPSIVVKNHGPFAWGKDADAAVYNSVVLDKVAEMAYKTMTLNKDVKGVNQHLLDKHYLRKHGVNAYYGQ from the coding sequence ATGCTTGAAAAATTAAAAGAAAAAGTTTATGAAGCTAATATGGAACTTCAAAGAAAAGGACTTGTTATTTATACTTGGGGAAATGTAAGTGAAATTGACAGAGAAACAGGATTAGTTGTTATAAAGCCAAGTGGGGTTAGTTACGATGCCATGAAGCCAGAAGATATGGTGGTTGTGGATTTAGAAGGCAATGTTGTTGAAGGAAGATATAAGCCATCAACAGATACTCCAACTCATTTAGTTCTTTACAGGCAGTATTCTAATATAGGAGGGGTTGTGCATACTCATTCAGAATGGGCGACAACTTTTGCTCAAGCAGGAATGTGCATACCGGCTTTTGGAACAACTCATGCAGATTATTTTTATGGTGATATTCCTTGTACTAGAGATTTAACAGACGAGGAAATCAGTGGCGAATATGAAAAAGAAACAGGAAATGTAATAGTAGAAACAATTGGAGATAAGGATCCTTTGGAAATTCCTTCTATTGTAGTAAAAAATCATGGTCCATTTGCATGGGGAAAAGATGCTGATGCAGCAGTCTATAATTCAGTTGTATTGGACAAGGTTGCTGAAATGGCCTATAAAACAATGACATTAAACAAAGATGTAAAAGGTGTTAATCAACATCTTTTAGATAAACATTATCTTAGAAAACATGGTGTAAATGCATACTATGGTCAATAA
- the fsa gene encoding fructose-6-phosphate aldolase — translation MRFFLDTANVEHIKEANEMGVISGVTTNPSLIAKEGRDFNEVIKEITEIVDGPISGEVVSEDAAGMIKEGREIAAIHKNMIVKIPMTAEGLKATKVLAREGIKTNVTLIFSATQALLAANAGATYVSPFLGRVDDISMIGMDLVRDIAEIFAVHGIETEIIAASVRNPIHVIEAAKSGADIATVPYNLVMQMIKHPLTDQGLEKFKADWAAAFNS, via the coding sequence ATGAGATTTTTTTTAGACACAGCAAATGTAGAACATATAAAAGAAGCAAATGAAATGGGAGTAATAAGTGGAGTAACAACAAATCCATCACTAATAGCAAAAGAAGGAAGAGATTTCAATGAAGTAATAAAGGAAATCACAGAAATAGTAGATGGACCAATAAGCGGAGAAGTAGTAAGCGAGGATGCAGCAGGAATGATAAAAGAAGGAAGAGAAATAGCTGCAATCCATAAAAATATGATAGTAAAAATACCAATGACAGCAGAAGGACTTAAAGCAACAAAGGTATTAGCAAGAGAAGGAATCAAAACAAATGTAACATTAATATTTTCAGCTACACAAGCCTTACTTGCAGCAAATGCAGGAGCAACATATGTAAGCCCATTCCTAGGAAGAGTAGATGATATATCAATGATAGGAATGGATTTAGTTAGAGATATAGCAGAAATATTTGCAGTACATGGAATAGAAACAGAAATAATAGCAGCAAGTGTAAGAAATCCAATTCATGTAATAGAAGCAGCAAAGTCAGGAGCAGATATAGCAACAGTACCTTATAACTTAGTAATGCAGATGATAAAACATCCTTTAACAGATCAAGGACTTGAAAAGTTTAAGGCAGACTGGGCAGCAGCGTTTAACAGTTAA